The nucleotide sequence TGGAAGTGGCCAATTTTTTGTCCAAATGCTTCACGAATATGAAGATAAGGAATTGCATGGTCAAGCACAGCTTGCATGATACTGAGGGAATGTGTAAAAAGGACAAAAATAACTATTGGACAGTCTTTTTGGAATTACATTTCTAAGCATGATACTGGAAATAAACAGCAACAATTACCCAACAGGTCCAGCAGCCAGGACAAGTCTCTCCAGGTCCAACCCACTCATCATGACATATACTCCTTTATTTAATGGGCCCAATATGTTTCCCTCTGAAACCAGGaaagaacattttcaaatgtTGTTTGTACCTCCAACACATACAGACTTGCTAATATGCATAATAAACTAAATGGTGGGCATGCACACACCAGGGACTTTGCAGTCTTCAAAGATGAGCTCACATGTGTTAGATCCTCTCATTCCCAGTTTATCCAGCTTCTGCGCTGTGCTAAATCCTGGCATGCCCTTCAAGAACACAAGCACAATGACGATGATATGTATACATTTGAATTTGTAGCCAACAGATTACAGATTAAAAACAAAACGTTCAATCAAAATCTGAATGCTACATGTAAAACGATGTGAACGGTACATCACAATCAATCATTCAAGAGGAAGAGTTTCGTCTTTTCTAACCTTCTCTATGATGAAAGCAGTGATGCCACGGCCTTCAGCCTCTGGGTTTGTCTTAGCATACACAATAAGAACATCTGCATCTGGTCCGTTTGTAATCCAGAACTTATTACCATTCAACACGTAGTGATCCCCTTGAAGATAACAGATCAAAAGGAAAATTAAACATGTGTTGTCACCATTTTAGAGGCAAGATTAATCTTTTTCATTAGATGAACAAGTTATGTATTatgattaaattatttttgtaaGCAGCATAAATCACTAATATGTCATTAAATTATAGCAGATGTTTTGCCAGttacagttttgtttttaaaggccGTTCCAAAGCATAACTAACATACAATacaaacactaataataaaaagaatgcACAATATATTGATAGCATTTTACTGTAAGTAAGACTCATTTATGTATATATGTTTTACCAGGTGTTCAAAATatgtacagtgccttgcgaaagtattcagcccccttgaactttgcgaccttttcccacatttcaggcttcaaacataaagatataaaacagtaattttttgtgaaaaatcaacaacaagtgggacacaatcatgaagtgtaatgaaatgtattggatatttcaagcttttttaacaaatcaaaaactgaaaaattgggcgtgcataattattcggcccctttattttcagtgcagcaaactctctccagaagttcagtgaggatatccgaatgatccaatgttgacctaaatgactaatgattttaaatagaatccacctgtgtgtaatcaagtctccgtataaatgcacctgcactgtgatagtttcagaggtccgtttaaagcgcagagagcatcatgaagaacaaggaacacccCAGGCacgtccgagatactgttgtggagaagtttaaagccggatttggatacaaaaatatttcccaagctttaaacatcccaaggagcactgtgcaagcgataatattgaaatggaaggagtatcagaccactgcaaatctaccaagacctggccgtccctctaaactttcagctcatacaaggagaagactgatcagagatgaagccaagaggcccatgatcactctggatgaaatgcagagatctacagcaaGGTGGGAGACTTGTCCTATGGGACagacaatcagtcgtatactgcacaaatctggcctttatggaagagtgggaggaagaaagccatttcttaaagatatccataaaaagtgttgtttaaagtttgccacaagccacctgggagacacaccaaacatgtggaagaaggtgctctggtcagatgaaaccaaaattgaactttttggcaacaaggCAAAAcgtatgtttggcgtaaaagcaacacagctcatcaccctgaacacaccatccccactgtcaaacatggtggtggcaggatcatggtttgggccttcttcagcagggacaggaaagatggttaaaattgatgggaagatggatggagccaaatacaggaccattctggaagaaaacctgatggagtctgcaaaagacctaagactgggacggagatttgtcttccaacaagacaatgatccaaaacataaagcaaaatctacaatggaatgattcaaaaataaaaacatatccaggtgttagaatggccaagtcaaagtccagacctgaatccaatcgagaatctgtggaaagaactgaaaactgctgttcacaaacgctctccatccaacctcactgagctcgagctgttctgcaaggaggaatgggcaaaaatgtcagtctctcgatgtgcaaaactgatagagacataccccaagcgacttacagctgtaatcgcagcaaaaggtggcgctacaaagtattaacttaagggggccgaataattttgcacgcccaatttttcagtttttgatttgttaaagaagtttgaaatatccaatacatttcgttccacttcatgattgtgtttcacttgttgttgattcttcacaaaaaattacagtttcatatcaatatgtttgaagcctgaaatgtggcaaaaggtcgcaaagttcaagggggccgaatacattcgcaaggcactgtagtTTTGCGCTTTATATTGTGTAAGTCTCAGGCTAACTCACGTTTTTGCTGTCTTACTAAAATACTTCTGCTAATCAGCTGTGGGCATCCATTacctaaaatgtttttaataatgcagATTGTCTGTTGATTCAAATGGTAAAATCAACATCACTGTTactatttttacagtgtgtacaatcACTGAGCTTCAGGAAGCCTCTGAACGGAGCTGAAGTACAGTGGTAATAATGGGCATTTAGCTTCCGATGTGTGCTGTAAGCAGTAGACTGTAAAAATGTGGTGATATGCAATGAGAAAATGTGACGGGTGCGTAGCATACCTCACATATTTGGCTTTTACCAAACATTTGgagtttaatttaatgtttgttATTTATCCCCTCATATACAAAAAAAACCACACGAAAAGAACATGAGTTAACAGTTTATTCAAAGCTTAAATATACAGAAGGGTGCACACTTCTTATATTTTCCTGTGCTGTTTGACTGTACCTGAGCCCTAGATTCTTCTGGTCCATGGAGTGACGGCCGCATTCCATGTGGCAGCAGACAAAGGAAGAGGCGGGGCATCAGACTGCAAACTTATGCTGTTCCAGAGGAAACTGGACTGTACCATTCCATTTTGATTTAGAGGGGATCTTTTGACTTTGTTTCATTCAGTTATATCttggtttgtttgagtattttcttttcatatatattgttatatgatTGTATTAAGGTTAGGTGTGATAATGATATTGTGTTGTAAAGGTTAATTGTTTGAGTTTATTtggtaattgtattattttgatatttacCTTATTTTTGTTTGGTAGAGGCTAAATGGGTATATATAGCATTATTGGAGAAGTAGAATGAGTCAGTATTGTCCAGCCACCTTAGCCTTCTGACCTTTGGTTTTGAATTAGATTTTGATTTGTTTACTTTGTTTACAGGGGAGATTTATTTTTAGGCCTGTttgatttttgttaatttcagtTAGCATAAATCTTaagtttttttgattttgtatgACTTCTGTTGGAATCTGCCCCTGTATATAATTGTGTTGGAAGCAATAAACTTCCATTTCTTTTCTACTCTCTGTCCTGCCTGTTCTTGGCCTCAACTACCACagaaaattaaagtgtttttttgacctctaatgcatgtaaacctgttgtatgagatctccaaaacaaaatcaggatactttaaaatagcataataggggcactttaacaAGTGTATGTCCATCAACAAATCAATTATACTGCTGTTGTGGTCATTTGAACCACTGACTCTTCACATCCTCATCCTTCGGAAGTGTTTAGAACATGCAGAAAACAGCGTCTTCTCAACATGTGCGCATCACAAACCAGCTATAGTGTTTGAGGCTGGGGCGAAGTAGATGTTGTTGGGCAGCCAATAAACACCATAAACCagcattatgcaaatgtcttACTGAATGCTAGTGTATATGAAAGGACAATATATCTCATAATATTCTTACAAATCAGTTATACTGTAACAGGCATGCATGTCCACGGCACTGATGTAACAGTGCTTATTATAGCAGCAGACAGTGGTGACTAACGGAACAGCACAGAGTGATAACAGAAGGCCAGTCACCTTGTTTTTTCGCTGTCAGTTTCATGGACACCACATCAGAGCCAGCGTTGGGCTCACTCATGGCCAAGGCACCCACATGCTCCCCCGTCAGCAACTAAAGCACaaacattgtaaaaaaacaactcaACCCTAAAATCCATTAAGAACCTAAATGCGCTAATTAATTAGCCTGTATTTACAGTGTGGAAAATCATTAGTCTCTAATGCGCTAAGAAAACTTAATAGacacaaaaataatgttttgttttgactCACACCTTGGCCATGTACTTCTCTTTCTGTTTCTGGTTTGCATGTCGAACCATCTGATTTACACACAAATTGGAGTGCGCTCCATAGCTCAGAGCAACAGCTGCTGACACACGGGAGATCTCCTCCATAACAATCACATGATCAAGATAGCCCAATCCGGTTCCACCGTACTCCACTGCACACATGGACAAAAAGTTCAAAGCCGTtggtttttaaaagaaaatcatATCAGACTACACTCAATACTGCATCAGCAACAGTTTTCTCATAAACAATATTTCAGATCGTAAATGGTCCTACCTGGAGCAGTAACTCCGAGCAGTCCAAGATCACCCATCTCCTTCCAAAACTCCTAGTTTATAAAAGATCATATTTGCTCTGATTCAGTACTCAGGATTACTACACAGAGACCCCTGAGACACTTGTCATGTACAGGAACTCACCCTCATGCGGGGAAATTCATTTTTCTTGTCAATCTCATCAGCTTGTGGAGCGAGCTTCTCCTGGCAGAATCTCTGGACTGTCTGTCTGAGCTGGTGTTCAAAAGAAACATGTGTGATAAAAGCAGGGAAGTCTGTCCACAAACAACATGAGCTGCCAAAAACCTCAACAAAATTCCAATGTATACTTTTCACGGTGCTCCAATGGCTATCGAGGCATTATAGAGACCAACAAACCGTGGTTTTAGCTATGTCAGGGTAAAAGGCGACATGCGAGGCCATgtaacaaaacaaatatttctAAATATTAGATCAAATGTATAAATCCAActcttttttgtaaataatCCTGCCCAACAGCTCCCCCTGCaggaatatttaaaaaatatatataataatactaatacattaaaggaataaattattgaaatgtttatatattttttttattaattattgagattttttgttttgttttttttacgttttattattaatagttttttttaacccttTGTGTTGTTCGGCCATTTTGACCGAA is from Pseudorasbora parva isolate DD20220531a chromosome 10, ASM2467924v1, whole genome shotgun sequence and encodes:
- the ivd gene encoding isovaleryl-CoA dehydrogenase, mitochondrial translates to MFAVRRAFRLCQRAANVNVSVSRRGCAGAVPVDDIVNGLTEEQIQLRQTVQRFCQEKLAPQADEIDKKNEFPRMREFWKEMGDLGLLGVTAPVEYGGTGLGYLDHVIVMEEISRVSAAVALSYGAHSNLCVNQMVRHANQKQKEKYMAKLLTGEHVGALAMSEPNAGSDVVSMKLTAKKQGDHYVLNGNKFWITNGPDADVLIVYAKTNPEAEGRGITAFIIEKGMPGFSTAQKLDKLGMRGSNTCELIFEDCKVPEGNILGPLNKGVYVMMSGLDLERLVLAAGPVGIMQAVLDHAIPYLHIREAFGQKIGHFQLMQGKMADMYTRLSSCRQYLYNVARACDKGHFSAKDCAGVILYCAENATQVALDGIQCLGGNGYINDYPMGRFLRDAKLYEIGAGTSEVRRMIIGRAFNAMFK